In the uncultured Methanobacterium sp. genome, one interval contains:
- a CDS encoding phenylacetate--CoA ligase: MIWNEKAECMPAQEKETLQLKRLQDVVKRAYENVPYYRKKLDEAGVTPEDIQTLKDIEKIPFTTKSDLREAYPFGMFAVSTDEIVEIHTTSGTTGKPTVSGYTPKDLELWGEVIARALSMAGATKKDIVQNCYGYGLFTGGLGVHHGGQKLGCTVIPISAGNTKRQIEIIQDFKSTILTCTPSYAMYISEVLEREGVPKEDIKLKAGVFGAEMWTEEMRNEIERRLDIDALNIYGLTEIIGPGVANECMEKNGLHIFDDHFYPEILDPQTLETLPEGEKGELVLTTLTREGMPVLRFRTRDITVLRKGECGCGRTHIKMDRITGRSDDMLKVRGVIVFPSQIERALLKIPGMEPNYLIIASRPEHLDELEVQVEASPALFSDEVKHVEEVKRSIEKQIHDEIGLRVNVTLVEPRSLPRSEGKAVRVIDKRGLN, from the coding sequence ATGATCTGGAATGAAAAGGCTGAGTGCATGCCAGCCCAGGAAAAGGAAACATTACAGCTTAAAAGATTACAGGATGTTGTTAAAAGGGCTTACGAAAACGTGCCCTACTACCGGAAGAAATTGGATGAAGCTGGAGTAACCCCTGAAGACATTCAAACTCTTAAAGACATAGAAAAAATACCATTCACCACTAAAAGCGACTTAAGGGAAGCATATCCTTTTGGAATGTTCGCAGTCAGTACTGATGAAATTGTGGAGATCCACACAACCTCCGGAACCACTGGTAAACCCACTGTTTCAGGATACACACCTAAAGACCTGGAATTATGGGGCGAAGTAATTGCTAGAGCACTTTCCATGGCTGGAGCCACTAAAAAGGACATAGTGCAGAACTGTTACGGTTATGGTCTCTTCACCGGGGGATTGGGAGTACACCACGGTGGTCAGAAGTTGGGTTGCACTGTAATACCCATCAGCGCCGGGAACACCAAGCGCCAGATTGAAATAATCCAGGACTTTAAAAGCACCATCCTCACCTGCACCCCCAGCTACGCCATGTACATCTCCGAGGTACTGGAAAGGGAAGGTGTCCCTAAAGAAGACATAAAACTCAAAGCAGGGGTTTTCGGGGCTGAAATGTGGACCGAAGAGATGAGGAATGAAATTGAAAGGAGACTGGACATTGATGCCCTGAATATCTATGGACTCACCGAGATCATTGGTCCGGGTGTGGCCAATGAGTGCATGGAAAAGAATGGACTGCACATCTTCGATGATCACTTCTACCCTGAGATCTTGGACCCACAGACCCTTGAAACATTACCCGAGGGTGAGAAGGGAGAACTGGTACTGACCACTCTTACCCGAGAGGGTATGCCTGTTCTGCGCTTTAGAACCCGGGATATCACTGTCCTGCGTAAGGGCGAGTGTGGATGTGGAAGAACCCACATAAAGATGGACCGTATAACCGGAAGATCCGATGACATGCTTAAAGTCAGAGGAGTTATTGTATTCCCATCCCAGATTGAACGGGCACTCCTTAAGATTCCTGGAATGGAACCAAACTACCTGATCATTGCCAGCAGACCAGAACACTTGGATGAACTGGAAGTACAGGTGGAAGCATCCCCTGCACTATTTTCCGATGAAGTAAAACACGTGGAAGAGGTTAAAAGATCCATTGAAAAACAGATACATGATGAGATCGGACTCCGGGTAAATGTCACCCTGGTGGAGCCACGTAGCCTACCTAGAAGTGAGGGTAAAGCAGTTAGGGTTATTGACAAGAGAGGACTGAATTAA
- a CDS encoding superoxide dismutase, protein MAKKKYELPPLPYGYKDLEPYISEEQLQIHHDKHHQAYVDGANAILEKFDSRPGIEFDVKAVAKELSFHVGGFVLHKMFWENMAPAPKGGGEPTGTLAKYIEKDFGSFERFKQEFSQAAISTEGSGWAALTICRRTDRLFITQIEKHNVNVIPHFRVLMVLDVWEHAYYLDYKNVRPDYVAAFWNIVNWEEINRRLEIELLSNSLNLVDNRRVLDMKIEEFRDNFDDWIASFDKK, encoded by the coding sequence ATGGCAAAAAAGAAATATGAACTTCCCCCACTACCCTATGGATACAAAGATCTGGAACCCTACATCTCAGAGGAACAACTCCAGATACACCACGACAAACACCATCAGGCATACGTGGATGGGGCTAATGCAATTTTAGAGAAATTCGACAGCAGACCGGGCATAGAGTTCGATGTTAAAGCTGTGGCCAAAGAACTCTCATTCCATGTAGGTGGATTCGTACTGCATAAAATGTTCTGGGAAAACATGGCCCCTGCACCAAAAGGTGGAGGTGAACCAACTGGAACCCTTGCTAAGTACATTGAAAAAGACTTCGGATCCTTTGAAAGGTTTAAACAGGAATTTTCACAGGCAGCCATAAGTACCGAAGGATCAGGATGGGCAGCCCTGACCATCTGCCGGAGAACTGACCGGCTTTTCATCACCCAGATTGAAAAACACAACGTCAATGTCATACCACACTTCCGGGTTCTAATGGTCCTGGATGTATGGGAACACGCCTACTACCTTGACTACAAGAATGTCCGACCAGACTACGTGGCTGCATTCTGGAACATCGTAAACTGGGAAGAAATTAACCGCCGTCTGGAAATCGAACTCCTGTCAAACAGTTTAAACTTGGTGGATAACCGAAGGGTACTGGACATGAAAATCGAAGAGTTCCGGGACAACTTCGATGACTGGATAGCCTCCTTTGATAAGAAATAA
- a CDS encoding peroxiredoxin yields MGEKVYELRKIKKKGKGMPLIGDKFPKMEVQTTHGMMKLPKAFKGKWFVLFSHPADFTPVCTTEFVGFQLRYDLFQEMNCELIGLSVDQVFSHLKWIQWIAENFDIDIEFPVIADTGGVADKLGLIHPNKGTNTVRAVFIIDPEGIIRAILYYPQELGRNLDEILRMVEGFQTAEEKSVAIPANWPFNELIGKGLIIPPPADIDAALERPGEYKCFDWWLCYRNYYKW; encoded by the coding sequence ATGGGAGAAAAAGTTTACGAACTAAGAAAAATTAAGAAAAAAGGGAAAGGAATGCCACTTATTGGGGATAAGTTCCCTAAAATGGAAGTTCAAACCACACATGGAATGATGAAACTACCTAAAGCATTCAAGGGGAAATGGTTTGTTTTATTCAGCCATCCGGCAGATTTCACACCGGTGTGTACCACAGAATTTGTGGGCTTCCAGCTCCGTTATGATCTTTTCCAGGAGATGAACTGTGAGCTCATTGGACTTTCAGTAGATCAGGTTTTCTCACACCTTAAGTGGATACAGTGGATAGCAGAAAACTTTGATATAGACATAGAATTCCCTGTAATCGCCGACACAGGTGGTGTAGCTGATAAACTGGGTTTAATACACCCCAATAAGGGTACCAACACTGTAAGGGCAGTGTTCATCATTGACCCTGAAGGAATTATCCGTGCCATTCTGTACTACCCCCAGGAGCTGGGTAGAAACTTAGATGAAATATTAAGAATGGTTGAAGGATTCCAGACAGCAGAAGAGAAGAGTGTGGCCATACCTGCTAACTGGCCCTTCAATGAACTCATTGGTAAGGGTTTGATTATTCCCCCACCAGCAGATATTGATGCTGCACTGGAAAGACCCGGAGAGTACAAATGCTTTGACTGGTGGCTGTGCTACCGGAACTACTACAAATGGTAA
- a CDS encoding ferritin, whose product MLDEKMEEALNYQLNRELYSGYLYLAMGAYFEDQDLPGFGNWMRVQAQEELSHAMKFYDYLVQRGSRVLLAEIEKPQSEWDSSVAAFEHVYEHEQMVTSLINGLVDLALELSDHATNNFLQWFVAEQVEEEESASGVLQKVKLAGESGSGIYMLDQELAQRVFNPPTASE is encoded by the coding sequence ATGTTAGATGAGAAGATGGAAGAGGCCCTGAATTACCAGTTAAATAGGGAACTCTACTCTGGTTATCTATACCTGGCCATGGGGGCTTACTTTGAAGATCAGGATTTGCCCGGCTTTGGTAACTGGATGCGTGTCCAGGCCCAGGAAGAATTAAGCCACGCTATGAAGTTCTACGATTACCTGGTGCAGAGAGGTAGCCGTGTGCTCCTGGCAGAGATTGAAAAACCGCAGAGTGAATGGGATTCATCTGTAGCTGCCTTTGAACATGTATATGAACACGAGCAGATGGTCACCAGCCTAATAAACGGACTGGTGGACCTGGCCCTTGAACTGTCAGACCATGCCACCAACAACTTCCTCCAGTGGTTCGTGGCTGAACAGGTTGAAGAGGAGGAATCTGCCAGTGGAGTCCTGCAAAAAGTTAAACTAGCCGGAGAATCAGGTAGTGGAATTTACATGCTGGACCAGGAATTAGCACAGAGAGTATTCAACCCACCTACCGCTTCTGAGTAA
- a CDS encoding rubredoxin — translation MQKYLCKPCGYIYDPEVGDDMAGIEPGTAFEDLPDDWVCPMCGADKDLFEPVD, via the coding sequence ATGCAAAAATACCTTTGTAAACCCTGTGGATACATCTACGACCCTGAAGTAGGAGATGACATGGCTGGAATCGAACCTGGAACCGCCTTTGAGGACTTGCCAGATGATTGGGTCTGTCCAATGTGCGGTGCAGATAAAGACCTGTTTGAACCAGTAGATTAA
- a CDS encoding rubredoxin codes for MKRYKCKVCNYIYDPEDGEPRTNTPPGTAFEDLPDNWNCPKCGAGKFRFIAI; via the coding sequence ATGAAAAGATACAAATGCAAGGTTTGTAATTATATCTACGATCCTGAAGATGGAGAACCAAGAACCAATACTCCGCCAGGAACTGCTTTTGAAGATTTACCTGATAACTGGAACTGTCCTAAGTGTGGTGCGGGGAAATTCCGTTTTATTGCTATCTAG
- a CDS encoding rubredoxin, producing MSRYKCKVCGYIYDTETGEPRNGTGPGTEFDTLPDNWFCPHCGANKTRFIAI from the coding sequence ATGAGCAGATACAAATGCAAAGTTTGTGGCTATATCTACGACACCGAAACTGGTGAACCGCGTAATGGAACTGGCCCTGGAACTGAATTTGATACCCTGCCTGATAACTGGTTCTGTCCTCACTGTGGAGCCAATAAAACCCGTTTTATTGCAATTTAA
- a CDS encoding pyrimidine dimer DNA glycosylase/endonuclease V codes for MRLWSLHPKYLDSKGLVALWREGLLARAVLDGKTKGYLNHPQLIRFKKEEQPLIFLDTYLNHVYLEANERGYNFNLEKIGVKRTSKQIPVTHGQILYELEHLKKKLKKRDPVKYQEIKRMSNRKDLPLTNPLFNVVPGDIELWEKLKKK; via the coding sequence ATGAGACTCTGGAGCCTCCATCCAAAGTATCTGGATAGTAAAGGATTAGTGGCACTCTGGAGAGAGGGTTTACTCGCCAGGGCAGTTTTAGATGGGAAAACCAAAGGTTACCTCAATCATCCTCAACTGATTCGTTTTAAAAAAGAAGAACAACCCCTTATTTTTCTGGACACTTACCTAAACCATGTTTATTTAGAAGCAAATGAAAGGGGATACAATTTTAACCTGGAGAAAATAGGGGTTAAGCGTACTTCTAAACAGATTCCAGTTACCCATGGACAGATATTATATGAACTGGAACATCTCAAGAAAAAACTCAAAAAAAGGGACCCTGTGAAATACCAGGAAATAAAGAGAATGTCGAATCGAAAGGATTTACCCCTTACCAACCCCCTTTTTAATGTGGTTCCCGGAGATATTGAGCTTTGGGAGAAATTAAAGAAAAAATAA
- a CDS encoding universal stress protein, translated as MFNTIMVPTDGSEYSKKAEDTALTLAKKLGSVVVAVHIIDDKLIYPYEVLEEEGTAILHEVQRKGKEMDVDVHEILIVGSPTNDMAKITEKAGADLVVLSTHGKTGFERLIMGSVAESAIKKISVPVLLVK; from the coding sequence ATGTTCAACACCATAATGGTTCCAACTGACGGATCAGAGTATTCTAAAAAGGCTGAAGACACTGCATTAACACTAGCCAAAAAACTGGGTTCTGTGGTTGTTGCAGTTCACATAATCGATGATAAACTTATATATCCTTACGAGGTGCTGGAGGAAGAGGGTACAGCCATCCTCCATGAAGTGCAAAGGAAGGGTAAGGAAATGGATGTAGATGTCCATGAAATATTGATTGTTGGGAGTCCTACAAATGATATGGCCAAGATAACCGAGAAGGCAGGTGCCGATCTGGTGGTACTAAGCACACACGGTAAAACAGGGTTTGAAAGGCTAATAATGGGCAGTGTAGCTGAAAGTGCCATTAAAAAGATATCAGTACCTGTTTTGCTGGTTAAATAA